In a genomic window of Helianthus annuus cultivar XRQ/B chromosome 10, HanXRQr2.0-SUNRISE, whole genome shotgun sequence:
- the LOC110883757 gene encoding protein DETOXIFICATION 48-like encodes MCNPTPSSPSNLVISKNTHFNTHRNNNNNNNITNNDPPKLHSWPTPSEALEEMKAIGKISGPTAMTGLLLYSRAMISMLFLGYLGELELAGGSLAIGFANITGYSVLSGLAMGMEPICCQAYGAKQMKILGITLQRTVLLLLSTSLPVSFMWFNMKTLLLWCGQDEEISSAAHIFIVFAIPDLFLLSLLHPLRVYLRAQNIILPLTYCSAVSIFLHVPLNFLLVGYLKMGISGVSIAMVLTNLNLLFLVFSFVYFSGVYRDSWVAPSADCLRGWSSLLAYAIPTCVSVCLEWWWYELMIMLCGLLANPKATVASMGILIQTTSLVYVFPSALSLGVSTRVGNELGANRPAKARISMIISLVCAVVLGLMAMLFTTLMRHQWGRFFTDDPDILELTSVALPIAGLCELGNCPQTTGCGALRGSARPTLGANINLGSFYLVGMPVAVVMAFVLKMGFPGLWFGLLAAQGSCALLMLYFLSKTDWIVQVDRAKELTKSPTLLPVVSMEPNLEDITVVSDVIKKNPDCGGSLETDPLLKH; translated from the exons ATGTGTAACCCAACACCATCTTCCCCATCCAATTTGGTCATTTCCAAGAATACCCATTTCAACACTCAtcgtaacaataataataataataatattactaaCAATGATCCCCCCAAACTTCATTCATGGCCAACCCCTTCTGAG GCATTGGAGGAAATGAAAGCCATTGGGAAGATTTCAGGACCAACTGCCATGACTGGTTTACTACTATACTCAAGAGCTATGATCTCCATGCTGTTTCTTGGTTATCTTGGTGAACTTGAGCTCGCCGGGGGATCTCTCGCTATCGGATTCGCCAACATCACCGGTTATTCCGTCCTCTCTGGCTTAGCTATGGGCATGGAGCCCATTTGTTGTCAAGCCTATGGTGCCAAACAGATGAAAATACTGGGGATAACCCTACAAAGAACAGTGCTTTTGCTCCTGTCAACTTCTCTCCCAGTGTCTTTTATGTGGTTCAACATGAAGACTCTCTTGTTATGGTGTGGACAAGATGAAGAAATCTCATCTGCAGCTCACATTTTCATCGTTTTCGCCATTCCGGACCTCTTCTTGCTCTCTCTTCTTCACCCTCTTCGTGTCTATCTCCGGGCTCAAAACATTATCCTGCCTTTAACTTACTGTTCAGCAGTTTCAATATTTCTGCATGTACCACTCAACTTTTTGCTCGTTGGGTATTTGAAGATGGGGATTTCGGGGGTGTCAATCGCCATGGTTCTCACAAATCTAAACCTTTTGTTCCTTGTGTTCTCGTTTGTTTACTTCTCTGGAGTTTACAGGGATTCATGGGTGGCACCCAGTGCTGACTGCCTCCGCGGATGGTCCTCTCTCTTGGCGTATGCCATTCCGACATGCGTCTCCGTGTGTCTCGAGTGGTGGTGGTATGAGCTCATGATAATGCTGTGCGGGTTACTAGCAAACCCTAAAGCCACCGTCGCTTCAATGGGAATTCTCATCCAAACGACGTCGTTGGTGTATGTTTTCCCTTCTGCATTGAGCCTTGGGGTGTCCACTAGGGTTGGGAATGAGCTGGGTGCAAACCGACCGGCCAAGGCTCGTATCTCGATGATTATTTCGCTTGTGTGCGCTGTGGTGTTAGGCCTTATGGCAATGCTGTTCACAACATTGATGAGGCACCAATGGGGCAGGTTTTTCACCGACGACCCCGACATTCTTGAACTCACTTCTGTAGCATTGCCGATAGCGGGGCTGTGTGAGCTTGGAAACTGCCCACAAACCACCGGTTGTGGGGCGTTGAGAGGCAGTGCAAGGCCCACCCTTGGAGCCAATATTAACTTGGGCTCATTTTATTTGGTTGGAATGCCGGTTGCTGTTGTTATGGCTTTCGTCTTGAAAATGGGGTTTCCCGGGCTATGGTTCGGGTTGCTTGCAGCTCAGGGATCATGTGCCTTGCTCATGTTGTATTTTCTCTCTAAGACAGATTGGATTGTTCAAGTGGACAGAGCTAAAGAGTTGACAAAATCACCAACGCTGTTACCGGTGGTCTCAATGGAACCTAATCTTGAAGATATCACAGTAGTGTCTGATGTTATTAAGAAGAATCCAGATTGTGGTGGTTCACTTGAAACAGATCCTCTTCTTAAGCATTAA
- the LOC110887034 gene encoding uncharacterized protein LOC110887034, with the protein MADSGGASSSNAVVIKDGSSFSQFQCPILKSTNYTAWAIRIKTILRASGLWEMIEPKENTQADEKKDMMATAYLYQALPEDMIIQVANCKSAKEIWDALKTRHVGADRVQKARLQTLKTEFEMLKMKEEDTIDSFTARLNSIVTRASGLGSTFDQPTLVRKLLSSVPKRFVQIVATIEQFADLETTTLDETIGRLKAYEERTGLVDENPVYNQEKLMYTRRDKNYGRGRRFGNNGQGRFSSSQGKWRDGKFKQQEEEDDEDSSHDAYKSRSNQKKFGKDLSKIKCY; encoded by the coding sequence ATGGCGGATTCAGGAGGAGCCTCTTCGTCAAACGCGGTAGTGATTAAAGATGGTAGTTCGTTCTCCCAGTTTCAGTGTCCTATCTTAAAGTCTACAAACTATACGGCATGGGCAATCCGTATAAAAACCATTTTGAGGGCAAGCGGATTATGGGAAATGATAGAACCAAAAGAAAATACGCAAGCGGATGAAAAGAAGGATATGATGGCGACCGCTTATTTATATCAAGCACTGCCAGAAGATATGATAATACAAGTTGCAAATTGCAAGAGTGCAAAAGAAATTTGGGATGCATTAAAGACTAGGCACGTCGGTGCAGATCGAGTGCAAAAGGCACGTCTTCAAACgctcaaaacagagtttgagatgtTAAAAATGAAGGAGGAAGACACTATCGATTCGTTCACTGCAAGACTAAATAGTATTGTCACGAGGGCAAGTGGTCTTGGATCAACTTTTGATCAACCAACTTTAGTACGGAAACTTCTGAGTTCTGTACCAAAAAGGTTCGTTCAAATTGTTGCAACCATTGAACAATTCGCTGATTTGGAAACAACAACGCTAGATGAGACAATTGGAAGATTGAAAGCCTATGAAGAAAGGACCGGTTTGGTGGATGAAAACCCGGTATATAATCAAGAGAAACTTATGTATACGCGACGCGACAAGAACTATGGTCGTGGAAGACGTTTTGGGAACAATGGACAAGGAAGGTTCAGTTCATCACAAGGCAAGTGGCGTGATGGAAAGTTcaaacaacaagaagaagaagatgatgaagattcaTCACATGATGCTTATAAGAGTAGAAGCAACCAAAAGAAGTTTGGGAAGGATTTAAGCAAGATAAAATGCTACTGA